Proteins encoded within one genomic window of Gloeobacter kilaueensis JS1:
- a CDS encoding pentapeptide repeat-containing protein has translation MSQLSKKQTLIDRIRSGQADTIDFDGADLLRANLAGANLAGLNLARVHLVLADLSGADLNGTDLSRADLIGANLSNAALRGARLRDANLEAASLSGANLEGADLSRSNLRGVDFAQSNLRGADLSYADLSGANLSGADLSGAVLRDSTLTEVQLESATLSDADLSRAALGGAVLAESTQVQGADFYRSDIDPELGQRLFERGALGLDRYRPEPVLVASAAPAPAASASEPDNGVFASRIVEEDE, from the coding sequence ATGAGTCAGCTTTCTAAAAAACAAACCCTGATCGACCGCATTCGCAGCGGTCAGGCCGACACTATCGATTTTGACGGGGCGGATCTGCTGCGGGCGAACCTCGCCGGGGCGAATCTGGCCGGGCTCAATCTGGCCCGCGTCCACCTCGTTCTGGCAGATCTGAGCGGTGCGGATCTCAATGGAACGGATCTTTCCCGCGCCGACCTCATCGGTGCCAACCTCAGCAATGCCGCTCTCAGGGGTGCCCGTTTGCGCGATGCCAACCTCGAAGCGGCCAGCCTGAGCGGGGCGAATCTGGAAGGGGCAGACCTTTCGCGCAGCAACCTGCGCGGGGTGGATTTTGCCCAGAGCAACCTCCGGGGAGCGGATCTTTCTTACGCGGATCTCAGCGGTGCGAATCTGAGCGGTGCAGATCTCAGCGGAGCGGTTCTGCGCGACAGCACGCTCACAGAGGTACAGCTCGAATCGGCGACTCTCTCCGATGCCGACCTCAGCCGGGCTGCCCTGGGCGGAGCCGTTCTCGCCGAGAGCACCCAGGTGCAGGGAGCGGACTTCTACCGCAGCGACATCGATCCCGAACTGGGACAGCGCCTCTTCGAGCGCGGTGCCCTGGGCCTCGATCGTTACCGGCCCGAGCCGGTCCTGGTTGCCTCGGCAGCCCCCGCGCCAGCCGCTTCTGCCAGCGAGCCGGATAACGGCGTTTTTGCCTCCCGGATCGTCGAAGAAGACGAATAG
- the aroB gene encoding 3-dehydroquinate synthase encodes MIRIPVALPSSHYDIRIEPGGLDQLGAALLDLGKADRVLVVSNPTILKHYGARVQRSLLQAGFESASLALPAGERYKTLRTVERIYQAALDCRLERSSIIVALGGGVIGDMTGFAASTWLRGVRVVQVPTTLLAMVDAAIGGKTGVNHPQGKNLIGTFYQPSLVLVDPDVLATLPRRERRSAMAEVIKYGVIWDAELFRWLETLSDLDRLEPAQLTRILVRSCQTKAEVVVRDEREGGLRAILNYGHTVGHAIESVTNYRRYLHGEGVALGMVAAGRLAANLGLWSASEAARQEALIAGAHLPVRWAGDIATDALIERMQTDKKVVTGRVRFVLPEAIGRASIGVEVPEAVLRSVLDSLAD; translated from the coding sequence ATGATTCGCATTCCGGTTGCCCTGCCCTCCAGCCACTACGACATCCGCATCGAACCGGGCGGGCTCGATCAGCTGGGAGCGGCCCTCCTGGATCTGGGCAAGGCGGACCGGGTGCTGGTGGTGAGCAACCCGACGATCTTGAAGCACTACGGCGCACGGGTGCAGCGCTCGCTCCTGCAGGCAGGTTTTGAGAGCGCCAGTCTGGCTCTGCCCGCCGGTGAGCGCTACAAGACCTTGCGGACGGTCGAACGCATCTACCAGGCTGCCCTCGACTGTCGCCTGGAGCGCTCCAGCATCATCGTCGCCCTGGGAGGAGGGGTCATCGGCGATATGACCGGTTTTGCCGCCAGCACCTGGCTTAGGGGCGTCCGGGTCGTTCAGGTGCCGACGACGCTACTTGCCATGGTCGATGCAGCGATCGGCGGCAAGACCGGCGTCAACCACCCGCAGGGCAAGAATCTGATCGGTACTTTTTATCAGCCCAGCCTGGTGCTGGTCGATCCGGACGTGCTCGCCACCCTGCCCCGGCGCGAGCGGCGCTCGGCGATGGCCGAGGTGATCAAGTACGGCGTCATCTGGGATGCGGAACTGTTCCGCTGGCTGGAGACGCTCAGCGATCTCGACCGGCTGGAGCCGGCCCAGCTTACCCGGATCCTCGTGCGCTCCTGCCAGACAAAGGCGGAAGTGGTGGTGCGCGACGAGCGCGAGGGCGGCCTGCGCGCCATTCTCAACTACGGCCACACCGTCGGCCACGCCATCGAAAGCGTCACGAACTACCGCCGCTACCTGCACGGCGAAGGAGTTGCCCTCGGCATGGTGGCAGCGGGCCGTCTGGCGGCGAACCTGGGCCTCTGGTCCGCGTCGGAGGCAGCCCGCCAAGAAGCACTGATCGCTGGAGCCCACCTGCCGGTGCGTTGGGCAGGCGACATTGCCACCGACGCTCTCATCGAGCGGATGCAGACCGACAAAAAAGTGGTCACAGGCCGCGTGCGCTTCGTGCTGCCGGAGGCGATTGGCCGGGCCAGCATCGGTGTCGAGGTACCCGAGGCTGTCCTGCGCTCTGTGCTGGACAGCCTGGCAGACTGA
- a CDS encoding BrnA antitoxin family protein — MKKEHSNPVPPEVQAEIDALAAADRPIRTDLIPEATGDWSAARRGLFYRPIKQQITLRLDADLIDWFKRNHLQGEGYQTSINRALREYIAQHQL, encoded by the coding sequence ATGAAGAAGGAACACTCTAACCCTGTGCCGCCAGAAGTACAGGCGGAGATCGATGCCCTGGCGGCAGCGGACAGACCTATCCGCACCGATCTCATCCCAGAGGCGACTGGAGACTGGAGCGCTGCCCGGCGCGGCTTGTTTTATCGCCCGATCAAGCAGCAGATTACGCTGCGGCTCGACGCCGATCTGATCGACTGGTTCAAACGCAACCATCTTCAAGGTGAGGGCTACCAGACCAGCATCAACCGGGCGCTGCGGGAATATATCGCCCAGCATCAGCTGTAA
- the cysE gene encoding serine O-acetyltransferase codes for MRVHPGYYLGEAVYKALVHFGATIRDDFRAAFEKDPAARSWLEVVTCYPGLHAIAVHRVAHLLYQRRLFWLARLLSHLARWLTGIEIHPGATIGPGIFIDHGMGVVIGETAIVGRDALIYQGVTLGGTGKQKGKRHPTLGNDVVVGAGAKVLGDIEVGDNTRIGAGSVVLRSVPSDCTVVGVPGRVVYQAGERIDPLAHGQVPDPLADVIRTLVRRIDELETEIQQLRGDKDGTPAAPVCSIQSRVLEDFLHGTGI; via the coding sequence ATGAGGGTACACCCTGGGTATTACCTCGGCGAAGCTGTGTACAAAGCTCTGGTCCATTTTGGCGCGACGATCCGGGACGATTTTCGGGCGGCCTTCGAGAAAGATCCGGCGGCCCGTTCCTGGCTTGAAGTTGTTACCTGCTATCCAGGATTGCACGCGATTGCCGTCCATCGCGTCGCCCATCTACTCTACCAGCGACGACTTTTCTGGCTGGCCCGCCTGCTCTCGCACCTGGCCCGCTGGCTCACCGGCATCGAGATTCACCCCGGTGCCACGATCGGCCCCGGCATCTTCATCGATCACGGCATGGGCGTGGTGATTGGCGAGACGGCGATCGTCGGTCGCGACGCCCTCATCTACCAGGGCGTCACCCTGGGCGGCACCGGCAAGCAAAAGGGCAAGCGCCACCCCACCCTGGGCAACGATGTCGTCGTCGGGGCTGGGGCAAAGGTGCTGGGCGACATCGAGGTGGGCGACAACACCCGCATCGGTGCCGGCTCGGTCGTCCTGCGCTCGGTACCGAGCGACTGCACGGTGGTCGGTGTGCCTGGCCGCGTCGTCTACCAGGCTGGTGAGCGCATCGACCCGCTCGCCCACGGTCAGGTGCCTGACCCGCTCGCCGACGTTATCCGCACCCTCGTGCGCCGTATCGACGAACTTGAAACCGAAATCCAGCAGTTGCGCGGCGACAAGGACGGCACTCCCGCCGCCCCCGTCTGCTCAATTCAGTCGCGGGTTCTCGAAGACTTTTTGCACGGCACGGGAATCTAA
- a CDS encoding BrnT family toxin codes for MAWTWDNEKNRTNKCDHGLSFESAQYVFRDLLAVSRPDPYPHEERWQTIGMIGNMTIFVVHTWPDPDPDTGEETGRIISAREATPYERRAYEEGTL; via the coding sequence TTGGCGTGGACCTGGGACAATGAGAAGAACCGAACCAATAAGTGCGATCACGGCTTAAGTTTTGAAAGTGCACAGTATGTTTTCCGCGATCTTTTGGCGGTGAGTCGCCCTGATCCATACCCACACGAGGAGCGCTGGCAGACCATTGGCATGATCGGCAACATGACTATTTTCGTCGTGCATACCTGGCCGGACCCTGATCCGGATACTGGTGAAGAGACAGGCAGAATCATTAGTGCCCGCGAGGCAACTCCTTATGAGCGGAGGGCTTATGAAGAAGGAACACTCTAA
- a CDS encoding sensor histidine kinase yields the protein MELINHDSPQPAVLATEELRRVPLFENLPEDQLCWLIRQGRLRLLDTGDIVRAQGTPADYVFVLLDGAIQIVKKKGNQEILLVTHTERTLFGELPVLTGDPHYWAEGRALAPSRILELDKEDFWELLSSCRCVTTVILRTMAQRMQEVQALAQQRERLIALGTLAAGLAHELNNPASAARRAASQLRGSFQKLQPAALKLCRYAKDEEKQAVLNVLEQEVVERATAALALDPITRSDREEQLADWLREHNIANSWNLASTLVGAGLDTDWLVALTGRIAPESLPSVLNWLEVTLDGVGLLNELEHCTERVSTLVQAVKDYSYLDQAPLQEIDVHEGLESTLTMLGHRLRNGIAICRAYCDLPRITAFGSELNQVWTNLLDNAIDAVQDRSDPCVWLRTSREDRNILVEITDNGPGIAADVLPHIFEPFFTTKDIGKGTGLGLHISYRIVVEQHRGDIRVHSAPGRTCFQVRLPITPG from the coding sequence ATGGAACTCATTAACCACGATTCTCCTCAGCCGGCAGTCCTTGCCACCGAGGAACTGCGCCGGGTACCACTGTTTGAGAATCTGCCGGAGGACCAGCTGTGCTGGCTAATCCGCCAGGGCCGCCTGCGGCTGCTCGACACGGGCGATATTGTGCGCGCTCAGGGGACGCCCGCCGATTACGTCTTCGTGCTGCTCGACGGTGCGATTCAGATTGTCAAGAAAAAAGGCAATCAAGAAATTCTACTTGTCACCCACACCGAGCGCACTCTCTTCGGTGAGTTGCCGGTGCTCACAGGCGATCCCCATTACTGGGCAGAGGGCCGCGCCCTTGCCCCCAGCCGCATTCTTGAGCTGGACAAGGAAGATTTTTGGGAGCTTTTGTCTAGTTGCCGCTGTGTGACGACGGTTATTCTGCGCACGATGGCCCAGCGGATGCAGGAGGTGCAGGCGCTCGCCCAGCAGCGCGAACGGCTCATCGCCCTCGGTACCCTCGCCGCCGGTCTGGCCCACGAACTGAATAACCCCGCCTCAGCCGCGCGGCGGGCCGCCTCTCAATTGCGCGGCTCCTTTCAGAAGTTGCAGCCCGCTGCCCTCAAGCTCTGCCGCTACGCCAAAGACGAAGAGAAGCAGGCGGTGCTGAACGTCCTTGAGCAGGAGGTCGTCGAGCGGGCCACCGCCGCCCTTGCCCTCGATCCGATCACCCGCAGCGACCGCGAGGAACAACTGGCCGACTGGTTGCGGGAGCACAACATCGCCAACAGCTGGAATCTCGCCTCGACCCTGGTGGGGGCGGGCCTCGATACCGACTGGCTCGTCGCTCTGACGGGCCGCATCGCTCCGGAGTCGCTTCCCAGCGTCCTCAACTGGCTGGAAGTCACCCTCGACGGCGTTGGCCTGCTCAACGAACTCGAGCACTGTACCGAGCGGGTCTCCACCCTGGTGCAGGCGGTCAAAGATTACTCCTACCTCGATCAGGCTCCTTTGCAGGAGATCGATGTCCACGAAGGGCTCGAAAGCACCCTCACCATGCTGGGCCACCGCCTCCGCAACGGGATCGCCATCTGCCGGGCCTACTGCGATTTGCCGCGCATCACCGCCTTCGGCAGCGAACTCAACCAGGTCTGGACCAACCTGCTCGACAACGCCATCGACGCCGTGCAGGACAGAAGCGATCCCTGCGTGTGGCTTCGCACCAGCCGCGAGGACCGCAATATCCTCGTCGAGATTACCGACAACGGCCCCGGCATTGCCGCCGACGTTCTGCCCCACATCTTCGAGCCCTTCTTTACGACCAAAGATATCGGCAAGGGCACGGGCCTCGGACTGCACATCAGCTATCGCATCGTCGTCGAACAGCACAGAGGTGATATTCGCGTTCACTCTGCTCCTGGCCGCACCTGCTTCCAGGTCCGCCTGCCCATTACCCCAGGCTGA
- a CDS encoding GNAT family N-acetyltransferase, which yields MGPILKLVTERLILRAWRESDLAPFADLNADPQVMEYLPGRLDRQASDAMAGRIREQFAQRGFGLWAVEVPGRADFIGYVGLSVPRFSAPFTPCVEVGWRLAFDYWGQGYATEAARAALACGFERLGLSEIVSFTVPANRRSRRVMERLGMNHSEADDFDHPLLPSGHPLRRHVLYRLSCSDYCRKALGKQ from the coding sequence ATGGGTCCAATTCTCAAGCTCGTCACCGAGCGGTTGATCCTCCGCGCCTGGCGGGAGAGCGATCTTGCGCCTTTTGCTGACCTCAACGCCGATCCGCAGGTCATGGAGTACCTGCCGGGTCGCCTCGATCGGCAGGCGAGCGACGCTATGGCCGGGCGCATCCGCGAGCAATTTGCCCAGCGGGGCTTTGGTCTCTGGGCAGTCGAGGTGCCGGGTAGAGCCGATTTTATTGGTTACGTCGGCCTCTCGGTGCCGCGATTTAGCGCCCCCTTCACCCCCTGCGTCGAAGTGGGCTGGCGGCTCGCCTTCGATTACTGGGGCCAGGGCTACGCCACCGAAGCGGCCAGAGCCGCCCTCGCCTGTGGGTTCGAGCGATTGGGCCTTTCTGAAATTGTCTCCTTCACCGTACCGGCCAATCGTCGCTCGCGGCGCGTGATGGAGCGGTTGGGCATGAACCATTCAGAAGCGGACGACTTCGATCATCCGCTGTTACCATCAGGCCATCCCCTCCGACGCCATGTGCTCTATCGGCTGTCATGTTCAGACTACTGCCGGAAGGCGCTCGGGAAACAGTAG